The following coding sequences lie in one Mesorhizobium sp. NZP2298 genomic window:
- a CDS encoding ABC transporter permease — translation MWFYVLKRVVLAITIIVIAVTLVFLMIHAVPGDPAAALLGPRATPEMKAQIHQQMGLDKPLVVQIATIFGGLLHGNLGFDVFSQRPVADIVFEQLPYTIELILVSILWAVAVAVPLGCYSAMRRGAVIDQVVGVGAVATIAIPSFVMAVYALLIFAVALRWLPAIGAGEGFYGRIVHLILPAFAIGIGWIGYISRLVRASMLEILGENHVRMARSFGIPEWRIVTRYALPLAILPTITILGVGIAWLLSSAVFIEVILARPGIGALIVNAVNNRNYPIVMGVVLVTTILTVVGTTISDLIAAALDPRTRENL, via the coding sequence ATGTGGTTCTACGTTCTCAAACGGGTTGTCCTCGCGATCACAATTATTGTGATCGCGGTGACGCTTGTGTTCCTGATGATTCATGCCGTGCCGGGTGATCCCGCCGCGGCTCTGCTCGGCCCACGCGCCACGCCGGAAATGAAGGCGCAAATCCATCAGCAGATGGGGCTGGACAAACCGCTAGTCGTGCAGATCGCTACCATCTTCGGCGGGCTGCTCCACGGCAATCTCGGTTTTGACGTCTTCAGCCAGAGACCCGTGGCCGACATTGTCTTCGAGCAATTGCCTTACACGATTGAACTAATCCTGGTGTCGATCCTATGGGCAGTCGCGGTTGCCGTGCCGCTCGGCTGTTATTCGGCCATGAGGCGTGGCGCGGTGATCGACCAAGTCGTTGGCGTCGGGGCGGTCGCCACTATCGCCATTCCTTCATTTGTGATGGCGGTCTATGCGCTCCTGATCTTTGCTGTCGCCCTTCGCTGGCTGCCAGCGATCGGGGCCGGCGAGGGTTTTTATGGCAGAATCGTCCATCTCATTTTGCCGGCATTTGCCATTGGAATTGGCTGGATTGGCTATATCTCCCGGCTGGTGCGGGCTTCCATGCTCGAGATCCTGGGAGAAAACCATGTGCGCATGGCCCGCTCCTTTGGGATTCCAGAATGGCGCATCGTAACGCGTTACGCGCTGCCGCTGGCGATCCTCCCGACCATCACCATACTTGGCGTGGGCATAGCGTGGCTTCTCTCATCTGCCGTTTTCATAGAAGTGATTCTAGCAAGACCCGGGATCGGCGCGTTGATCGTGAATGCCGTCAATAACCGTAATTATCCCATCGTAATGGGAGTTGTGCTCGTCACCACCATTCTTACCGTTGTCGGAACAACAATTTCAGATCTGATCGCTGCGGCACTTGATCCTCGAACCCGCGAGAACCTTTAA